In a genomic window of Nitrospira sp. ND1:
- the flgB gene encoding flagellar basal body rod protein FlgB: MTIFDRTMQLLSRSLDLRGARQQVIAANIANEETPKYRAKDLNFGQALANAQQGKLPISLVSTNAQHFGPQGTGYQRVHGQLEDVPAGDLPLDANSVNIELEMAKMSDNAQQYNTAATIIGMKFKGLLGAIREGR; encoded by the coding sequence ATGACTATTTTTGACAGAACCATGCAGTTGTTGAGTCGGTCGCTGGATCTTCGCGGTGCTCGCCAGCAGGTGATCGCGGCGAATATCGCCAACGAAGAAACGCCCAAGTATCGCGCGAAGGATTTGAATTTCGGTCAGGCACTGGCCAATGCACAGCAGGGCAAGTTGCCGATCTCTCTGGTTTCCACCAACGCTCAACATTTCGGGCCACAAGGCACTGGTTATCAACGGGTCCACGGCCAGCTCGAAGACGTGCCGGCAGGCGATCTGCCGCTGGACGCCAATTCCGTCAACATTGAATTGGAAATGGCCAAAATGTCGGATAACGCTCAGCAATACAACACCGCAGCGACCATCATCGGGATGAAGTTCAAAGGTCTTTTGGGTGCCATTCGAGAAGGACGGTAG
- a CDS encoding response regulator, translating into MRTVDVGSRLPQMSPADNEKELAPRAILIVDDEPSIGFLLTEMLQSTGHPILTAGSVSEALTHLKSRPIAVLIVDVQLAGTDGIAFLQQALEVDSRLLSIVMTGHGNIELAVRAMKSGAADFLTKPFEVELVRQSVSRLLELYRLRQENTVLTRTLIRSGNIQLRTVPLADFSRGNRPFGTDDVTEFERGLAEGEKRATERVSSLRQREQALVASLMAQLEGSWRNLHDTVEEEVASLSFMIAQKVLRELVTEKREVIVTQVRTALAHLHESGLVRIRVHPSDLPLLEASRAALSQTPHGLLTLKFETDPGISPGGCLVQAQSLLIDATLDTQLLRLGEALRKRDTGEA; encoded by the coding sequence ATGAGAACCGTTGATGTGGGAAGTCGCCTGCCACAGATGTCTCCCGCGGACAATGAGAAGGAACTCGCCCCACGGGCCATTCTCATCGTTGACGACGAACCATCCATCGGCTTCCTCTTGACCGAAATGCTGCAGTCCACAGGGCACCCGATTCTCACGGCCGGGTCTGTCAGCGAGGCCCTGACGCACCTCAAGTCCCGCCCGATTGCCGTGCTGATCGTCGATGTTCAATTGGCCGGAACGGATGGAATTGCTTTCTTGCAACAGGCGTTGGAGGTCGATAGCCGTCTCCTGAGTATCGTTATGACCGGACACGGCAACATCGAACTGGCTGTGCGTGCCATGAAATCAGGCGCCGCGGACTTCTTAACCAAACCGTTCGAAGTGGAATTGGTCAGACAATCCGTGTCGCGACTGCTGGAGCTCTATCGTCTCAGGCAGGAGAATACGGTCCTCACGCGCACCTTGATTCGTTCCGGCAACATTCAGTTGCGGACGGTGCCGCTGGCCGATTTCAGCCGAGGGAATCGGCCCTTCGGAACGGATGACGTGACCGAATTCGAGCGGGGCTTGGCGGAGGGGGAAAAGCGGGCCACGGAGCGGGTCTCCTCGCTGCGTCAACGGGAACAGGCGCTGGTCGCCTCACTGATGGCGCAGTTGGAGGGAAGCTGGCGCAATCTGCACGACACGGTGGAAGAAGAAGTCGCATCCCTTTCGTTCATGATCGCGCAAAAGGTCCTGCGCGAACTGGTGACGGAAAAACGTGAGGTGATCGTGACGCAGGTACGAACGGCACTGGCCCATTTGCATGAAAGCGGGCTTGTCCGGATCCGGGTGCATCCGTCGGATCTGCCGCTGCTCGAAGCGTCGCGGGCGGCATTGAGTCAGACTCCGCATGGGCTATTGACCCTGAAATTTGAAACGGATCCCGGTATTAGCCCGGGGGGCTGTCTCGTGCAGGCGCAGAGCCTCTTGATCGACGCCACGCTGGATACCCAACTGCTGCGGCTCGGTGAAGCCTTGAGAAAGCGGGATACCGGTGAAGCTTAG
- a CDS encoding FliI/YscN family ATPase, which yields MKLSERLEQVEPLSVTGRVAQAVGIVIEASGPFTSVGEVCEITREGGHGAVMAEVVGFREDRVLLMPLGEMQGIGPGSRVVMKGHVASVSVGPQMLGRIFDGLGHPLDGLPPVRTDVQVPLYAPPLNPLHRARITQPVDLGIRSINALLTCGQGQKIGVFAGSGVGKSVLLGMISRYTQADIRVIALVGERGREVKEFLERDLTPEARARSIVVVATSDQPPLVRIRGALVATAIAEYFRDCGKHVLLMMDSLSRLAYSQREVGLAIGEPPTTKGYTPSVFAVLPKLLERVGPAQSGGSITGLYTVLVDGDDLNDPVADAVRSILDGHIVLSRELAARNHFPAIDILQSTSRVMRDIVTPAHYAAARLVLERTALYRRSEDLITLGAYKPGTSKELDKAVSAHEGITAFLRQETKQSVGLSQSIDALLALAGTIQ from the coding sequence GTGAAGCTTAGCGAACGTCTCGAACAAGTCGAACCCTTGTCCGTCACGGGCCGGGTGGCCCAAGCCGTCGGGATCGTCATTGAGGCCTCGGGGCCGTTCACCTCTGTCGGAGAGGTCTGCGAGATCACTCGCGAAGGTGGTCATGGCGCCGTGATGGCAGAAGTGGTCGGATTCCGGGAGGATCGTGTGCTGTTGATGCCGCTGGGTGAAATGCAGGGCATCGGACCGGGCAGCCGTGTCGTGATGAAAGGGCACGTGGCTTCGGTGTCGGTCGGACCGCAGATGTTGGGGCGCATTTTCGATGGACTCGGGCACCCGCTGGACGGATTGCCGCCGGTGCGCACCGACGTCCAGGTTCCATTGTATGCGCCTCCGCTGAATCCATTGCATCGCGCCAGAATTACCCAGCCGGTCGATCTTGGCATTCGGTCGATCAATGCCCTGTTGACCTGCGGCCAAGGCCAGAAAATCGGCGTGTTCGCCGGCTCCGGGGTGGGAAAAAGTGTCTTGTTGGGCATGATCAGCCGGTATACGCAGGCGGACATCAGGGTCATCGCCCTCGTCGGCGAACGGGGCCGCGAGGTCAAAGAGTTCCTGGAGCGCGACCTGACACCGGAAGCACGGGCCCGCTCCATCGTTGTAGTCGCGACTTCGGATCAACCGCCGCTGGTGCGCATTCGCGGCGCCTTAGTGGCGACGGCTATCGCCGAATATTTTCGCGATTGCGGCAAACATGTGTTGCTGATGATGGATTCCCTTTCCCGCCTGGCCTATAGCCAGAGGGAAGTCGGGCTCGCCATCGGTGAACCTCCCACCACCAAAGGGTATACACCGTCCGTCTTTGCCGTGTTGCCGAAGTTGTTGGAACGGGTCGGACCGGCACAAAGCGGGGGCAGCATTACCGGGCTCTATACCGTGCTTGTCGATGGCGACGACCTCAATGATCCGGTCGCGGATGCCGTACGCTCCATTCTCGACGGACACATTGTGCTCTCGCGTGAACTCGCCGCGCGCAATCACTTTCCGGCCATCGATATTCTGCAGAGTACCAGCCGGGTCATGCGCGACATTGTCACGCCGGCACACTATGCCGCGGCACGATTGGTCCTGGAACGCACGGCGCTCTATCGGCGATCTGAAGATCTCATCACACTGGGCGCGTATAAGCCGGGCACGAGCAAGGAGCTGGATAAAGCCGTGTCCGCTCATGAAGGCATCACGGCGTTTCTGCGGCAGGAGACGAAGCAGTCCGTCGGGTTGTCGCAGTCCATTGATGCCTTGCTGGCGCTGGCGGGAACGATTCAATGA
- the flgC gene encoding flagellar basal body rod protein FlgC codes for MELTDSLAVSVSALDAHRHRLNVIASNLANAQSTKTSTGGPYRRRDVVFQAAPVSSAFQKAFKQVTSGPGRQALDGVKVARVIEDKKPGQTVYDPRHPDADKKGFVTMPNVNVMEEMVNMIGASRAYEANVQAINATRTMWNRALEIGR; via the coding sequence ATGGAATTGACAGATAGCCTTGCGGTCTCCGTCTCCGCGCTGGATGCCCATCGGCATCGACTCAATGTCATTGCCAGCAACCTGGCCAACGCCCAGTCGACGAAAACCAGCACGGGCGGTCCCTATCGCCGCCGTGATGTCGTGTTTCAGGCCGCGCCCGTATCCTCGGCGTTTCAAAAGGCCTTCAAGCAAGTGACGTCCGGACCAGGCCGTCAAGCGTTGGACGGTGTCAAAGTCGCTCGCGTCATCGAAGACAAGAAGCCCGGACAGACGGTATATGACCCGCGTCATCCCGATGCCGATAAAAAGGGATTCGTGACGATGCCCAATGTGAATGTCATGGAAGAGATGGTCAACATGATCGGCGCCTCGCGCGCCTATGAAGCGAACGTGCAGGCGATTAACGCGACCCGCACCATGTGGAATCGTGCGTTGGAGATCGGGAGGTAG
- a CDS encoding flagellar FliJ family protein, whose product MNVTVLRTYAIQLEEVAKLELAELASALQQTVDRMTMLDSRARADADQYLLQVRQGSTVDQVYGHLDAMDQAIAARKSMEQMQRDQQVKMEDKRGELLEAMQYRKKLDLLDARAALERRRRRERQDQQLLDERAWRRSPLQQGERA is encoded by the coding sequence ATGAACGTGACCGTGCTCCGCACCTACGCGATCCAACTTGAAGAGGTCGCCAAGCTCGAGTTGGCGGAACTCGCGAGCGCGCTGCAGCAGACGGTCGACCGTATGACGATGTTGGATTCGCGGGCGAGGGCGGATGCCGACCAATATTTGCTCCAGGTGCGACAGGGGAGCACCGTGGATCAGGTGTACGGTCACCTCGACGCGATGGATCAGGCCATCGCAGCACGGAAGAGCATGGAGCAGATGCAGAGGGATCAACAGGTCAAAATGGAAGACAAACGCGGAGAGCTCCTGGAAGCCATGCAGTATCGCAAGAAGCTGGACCTCCTTGATGCGCGCGCCGCGCTGGAACGACGTCGTCGACGAGAACGGCAGGATCAGCAGCTGCTGGATGAACGAGCCTGGCGACGGAGTCCATTACAACAGGGAGAACGGGCATGA
- the fliG gene encoding flagellar motor switch protein FliG: MNKELSGAQKAAILLRAIGEEAAAAVMKTLDPKDIRKLGSFMKETANITKQEEDSVIAEFEQASSSGEVQFEGREFMEAILKKALGPEKAARMMESLNTKTYPGIDALKWVDPRTVAQILKIEHPQTIAVCLGQMEAEQASAVLALLPVHLHADVSLRLATMQEVQPEVLSELSDSLQEILSASMGMSSMSVGGAELMADILTRVDKNTEGAIMAKITERDQALAESIRALMFVFDDLVELDSRGMQELMKEISKEDLPVALRGATPEIKEKFLKNMSSRAAEMLKEDMETRGPVKVSDVEKAQQNILKVCRKLEEEGRIVIGGGGGEELL; this comes from the coding sequence ATGAATAAAGAACTGTCGGGCGCACAAAAAGCGGCGATCCTACTTCGAGCCATCGGTGAGGAAGCGGCGGCGGCGGTGATGAAGACCCTCGACCCGAAGGATATTCGCAAGCTCGGGAGCTTCATGAAAGAGACCGCAAACATTACGAAACAGGAAGAGGACAGCGTGATCGCCGAATTTGAGCAGGCGAGCTCATCCGGCGAGGTGCAATTCGAGGGACGCGAATTCATGGAAGCCATTCTGAAGAAGGCGCTGGGTCCTGAAAAGGCTGCCAGAATGATGGAGTCCTTGAATACGAAGACCTATCCAGGTATCGACGCCCTGAAGTGGGTCGATCCCCGAACCGTCGCGCAAATTCTCAAGATCGAACATCCCCAGACGATCGCCGTCTGCCTGGGACAAATGGAAGCCGAACAGGCCAGTGCCGTGCTGGCGTTGTTGCCGGTACATCTGCATGCCGACGTGTCGCTGCGATTGGCGACAATGCAAGAAGTGCAGCCGGAAGTGCTGTCCGAATTGAGCGATAGTTTACAGGAAATTCTGTCGGCTTCGATGGGCATGTCGAGCATGTCGGTCGGCGGCGCCGAGCTGATGGCCGATATTCTGACGCGTGTGGATAAGAACACCGAAGGGGCCATTATGGCCAAGATCACCGAACGCGATCAGGCCCTGGCAGAAAGCATCCGGGCGCTGATGTTCGTCTTCGATGACCTGGTGGAACTGGATTCCCGCGGCATGCAGGAACTCATGAAGGAAATCAGCAAAGAAGACCTCCCGGTCGCGCTTCGTGGCGCCACGCCGGAGATCAAGGAGAAGTTTCTCAAGAATATGTCCAGTCGCGCCGCCGAAATGCTCAAGGAAGACATGGAAACGCGCGGGCCGGTCAAGGTATCCGATGTCGAGAAAGCGCAGCAGAACATTCTCAAAGTCTGTCGCAAGCTTGAGGAGGAAGGTCGCATCGTGATCGGGGGCGGGGGAGGCGAGGAGTTGCTGTAG
- the fliE gene encoding flagellar hook-basal body complex protein FliE: MSDLRIAGANGFRPIEMPEIHEAGPGGEAGAANFMGSLKEAIGHINDAQTGASQAVDALVTGQSTNIHQTMVALQQADVSFQLMMQVRNKLVTAYEEIQRMQI; the protein is encoded by the coding sequence ATGTCTGATCTGCGTATTGCGGGAGCGAATGGCTTCCGACCGATTGAGATGCCTGAGATTCACGAGGCGGGGCCAGGCGGTGAGGCCGGCGCAGCGAACTTCATGGGCTCCCTCAAGGAGGCCATCGGGCATATCAACGATGCACAGACCGGCGCCAGCCAGGCCGTCGATGCGTTGGTGACCGGGCAGAGCACCAACATTCATCAAACCATGGTGGCATTGCAACAGGCCGATGTGTCTTTTCAGTTGATGATGCAGGTGCGGAACAAGCTGGTCACCGCCTACGAGGAAATTCAGCGGATGCAGATTTAG
- a CDS encoding flagellar hook-length control protein FliK: protein MKADCVSDTEVESPNAEDNTEQAEDQSTQRQEILVAALLLPTPAVAQTPVQISGETDSELDPSADGAGKVAPTAATGPHETPSAQLAALDPSVQTSEEALVGQAATAQAQTSDIKESAEKEQPGEGMIDMSAFPHPDSHGEAREVSADRTDAAVTASTIDPEKVTTVAAAVTTRTAEAGGMKQADGDRVDRPAFLEDLAQDSPVSTEQGSANAGKFLENESEPFSDSSADADRSMPNKAMSNGPIDRSLFLDRMSGLNQPAPPPSESAVGRNEAGQPAAVLRAAEAERMSELRGASPVSQSVMLDLDPLDMGPLRVRVMMSDQTVHAHIRTEHGELGQGLLQQGQSLESSLRTTGLEMGMLRVTVDQQQGRNDNAWMFQQQHQDRPTTSSGQRSTTGEEERSARGETGDYTNERVSIFA from the coding sequence GTGAAGGCTGACTGTGTGTCCGACACGGAAGTCGAGAGCCCCAATGCTGAAGACAATACTGAACAGGCTGAGGATCAGAGCACGCAACGGCAGGAGATCCTTGTGGCCGCGTTGCTTCTTCCCACGCCTGCGGTCGCACAGACGCCAGTACAGATCAGTGGTGAAACGGATTCGGAATTGGACCCCTCTGCGGATGGCGCCGGAAAAGTGGCGCCTACAGCCGCCACAGGCCCTCACGAGACGCCTTCCGCTCAGCTCGCAGCGCTGGATCCCTCGGTACAGACATCTGAAGAGGCACTCGTCGGCCAGGCTGCAACGGCCCAGGCGCAGACGTCAGACATAAAAGAATCCGCTGAAAAAGAACAGCCAGGCGAGGGAATGATTGATATGTCGGCGTTCCCTCATCCCGACAGTCATGGTGAGGCGAGAGAAGTGAGCGCGGATCGAACGGACGCGGCCGTCACCGCGAGCACGATCGATCCGGAGAAAGTGACGACTGTCGCTGCGGCTGTCACGACACGCACGGCAGAGGCAGGAGGCATGAAACAGGCTGACGGCGATCGGGTTGACCGGCCGGCATTTCTTGAAGATCTCGCACAGGACAGTCCGGTGAGCACCGAACAGGGAAGTGCGAACGCCGGGAAATTTCTCGAGAATGAGTCAGAGCCGTTTTCCGACTCTTCTGCCGATGCCGATCGCTCGATGCCGAATAAAGCCATGAGCAACGGGCCGATCGATCGTTCGTTGTTCCTGGACCGGATGAGTGGACTGAATCAACCGGCCCCGCCTCCCTCCGAAAGCGCCGTCGGCCGCAACGAGGCCGGCCAGCCCGCTGCAGTCCTGCGAGCAGCAGAAGCCGAACGCATGAGCGAGCTTCGAGGAGCCTCGCCCGTCTCACAAAGCGTCATGCTGGACTTGGATCCCCTGGACATGGGCCCCTTGCGAGTCCGTGTCATGATGAGCGACCAAACGGTCCATGCGCATATCCGGACGGAACATGGAGAACTGGGACAAGGCCTCCTGCAACAGGGGCAGTCACTGGAATCATCGCTCCGCACGACAGGCCTCGAAATGGGCATGTTGCGGGTCACCGTCGATCAACAACAGGGTCGGAACGACAATGCCTGGATGTTTCAACAGCAGCATCAGGATCGCCCGACGACCTCGTCCGGCCAGCGGTCCACGACGGGAGAAGAAGAGCGCAGTGCGAGGGGAGAGACCGGCGACTACACGAATGAACGCGTCAGTATATTTGCATGA
- a CDS encoding flagellar hook assembly protein FlgD produces MDISKVITQATPPDSSTPTTDGPKPLGKDDFLKLLVTQLQHQDPLKPMENEDFVAQTAQFSQLEQMSKLVSLMEKSVTLQENAQNKTATTGTTAVA; encoded by the coding sequence ATGGATATCAGCAAGGTGATTACACAGGCGACACCCCCAGACTCATCCACGCCGACCACCGATGGTCCGAAGCCGCTGGGAAAAGACGATTTCCTGAAGCTGCTCGTCACCCAGCTTCAGCATCAAGATCCGCTGAAGCCGATGGAAAATGAGGACTTCGTCGCGCAAACCGCACAGTTCTCGCAGCTGGAACAAATGTCCAAGCTGGTGTCCTTGATGGAGAAAAGTGTGACGCTTCAGGAAAACGCGCAGAACAAAACCGCGACCACCGGCACGACGGCCGTCGCATAA
- the fliF gene encoding flagellar basal-body MS-ring/collar protein FliF yields MFSKFSQFTINQRFIILLALAGSIAGLVAVTLWTQQPDMQVLFANLAVDDASGIIDKLKDAKVPYETANGGTTVLVPSAQVHDLRLEMAGQGLPHGGGVGYEIFDRTTMGMSDFVQKLNYRRALQGELARTITQMPEVERARVHLAIPERRLFATEQDRARASVVVSLRASQTLSKAQIQGVVHLVSSSVEGLQARDVTVVDGHGNLLSNTSSDESAGLSGTQMEYQRTLEKDIETRIQTMLERIVGVNKAVVRVSSVLDFRKIETTEERYDPNGQVVRSEQRGQEKSSGVNGASGGVPGVESNVPGGTEAEGGQTSSNNNQTKNETVNYEISRTVSRIVEPTGTIKKLSVAVLVDGTYEGGGKAGEGGADQPKKYVPRSEEEMKRIEEIVKKAMGYSTERQDQVEVVSIQFGLGAEEPAGGVEATPDASKAWMPYVRYAVGGVLFFLIFFMVVRPLMVMLVQSAPAAGGGETPALPASVGQVEAAISGKQPGQILDMAKNNPANTAVVVKQWLKSNA; encoded by the coding sequence ATGTTTTCAAAATTCAGCCAGTTCACGATCAACCAACGCTTCATCATCCTGCTCGCGCTCGCCGGGTCCATTGCAGGACTGGTCGCGGTAACCCTCTGGACGCAACAGCCGGATATGCAGGTGCTCTTTGCCAACCTGGCGGTCGATGATGCGTCAGGCATAATCGACAAACTGAAAGATGCGAAGGTGCCCTACGAGACGGCCAACGGAGGGACCACCGTGCTGGTGCCCAGCGCGCAGGTGCATGACTTGCGTTTGGAGATGGCGGGGCAAGGTCTCCCGCATGGCGGGGGCGTGGGATATGAGATTTTCGATCGGACGACCATGGGCATGTCCGATTTCGTGCAGAAGTTGAATTATCGACGGGCCTTGCAGGGCGAGTTGGCCCGCACCATCACTCAAATGCCGGAGGTGGAACGAGCACGGGTGCATTTGGCGATTCCTGAACGACGGCTGTTCGCCACCGAGCAGGACCGTGCGCGAGCCTCTGTGGTGGTGTCCCTGCGCGCCAGTCAAACGTTGTCGAAGGCGCAAATTCAGGGCGTGGTGCACCTGGTGTCCAGCAGCGTCGAAGGGCTTCAAGCTCGCGATGTGACCGTCGTCGATGGCCACGGCAATTTATTGTCCAACACCTCCAGCGATGAATCAGCCGGGCTCTCCGGAACCCAGATGGAATATCAGCGTACGCTGGAAAAGGACATCGAGACTCGTATTCAAACGATGTTGGAACGGATTGTCGGCGTCAATAAGGCCGTGGTGCGCGTGTCGAGTGTGCTGGATTTCCGCAAAATCGAAACCACCGAAGAACGCTACGATCCGAACGGGCAGGTCGTTCGCAGTGAGCAGCGCGGACAGGAAAAATCGAGCGGGGTGAACGGCGCCTCGGGCGGCGTGCCCGGCGTCGAGTCGAACGTGCCGGGTGGCACCGAAGCCGAAGGCGGACAAACCAGCTCGAACAACAACCAGACGAAAAATGAGACGGTCAATTATGAAATCAGCCGGACCGTGTCGCGCATCGTGGAGCCGACCGGCACCATCAAGAAGCTCTCGGTCGCAGTCCTGGTAGACGGCACGTATGAGGGCGGGGGCAAGGCGGGCGAAGGCGGTGCGGATCAGCCCAAGAAATATGTGCCTCGTTCTGAGGAAGAAATGAAACGCATCGAAGAAATCGTCAAGAAGGCGATGGGGTATTCGACCGAACGGCAGGATCAAGTGGAAGTGGTGAGCATTCAGTTCGGGCTAGGAGCGGAGGAACCGGCCGGTGGGGTCGAGGCCACGCCGGATGCGAGCAAGGCCTGGATGCCTTACGTGCGCTACGCGGTCGGCGGTGTTCTGTTTTTCCTGATTTTCTTCATGGTGGTTCGCCCGCTGATGGTGATGCTGGTTCAGTCCGCGCCCGCAGCCGGCGGCGGCGAGACGCCGGCGCTGCCCGCGTCGGTGGGACAGGTTGAAGCGGCCATCAGCGGCAAGCAGCCGGGGCAGATCCTCGATATGGCCAAGAACAACCCCGCCAATACCGCCGTCGTCGTGAAACAGTGGTTGAAGAGTAACGCCTAA
- a CDS encoding sigma-54 dependent transcriptional regulator gives MSVQQDLQGPSATSEEARMVLIVDDEPSMRTALSETVRRLGYQVRGAIDGVDAIEQIERVKPWLVVTDLKMPRLTGLELVKAIKQKSPQTFIVLMTAYGTVETAVEAMKYGANDYILKPFSTDLLERVILNLQATTAPDEQEGPATLEARAILTQDPGMIRLLTTLEGVAASQATVLISGESGTGKELLARYIHARSPRAHRPFVALNCAALPDSLLESELFGHERGAFTGAIQKKLGKFEMAHTGTLFLDEISEMNLGLQSKLLRVLQEREVDRIGGREPVPVNIRVIATTNRSLYHEVTQGRFREDLFYRLNVFPVTVPPLRDRSGDIPLLARHFLRSSAQRNGLTMPTLSERAIADLQQRPWKGNVRELENVMERAILVATGGAVDVDHLMPGDGTVPVREVEAGDAIVTPSAHGSLWEMERDLIFKTLARVKENRTHAAKELGISIRTLRNKLREYRDMGYQVEAEKS, from the coding sequence ATGAGCGTGCAACAGGATTTACAAGGCCCCTCCGCCACTTCCGAAGAAGCTCGGATGGTCCTGATCGTCGATGATGAACCCTCGATGAGAACGGCCTTATCTGAAACCGTCCGCAGATTAGGCTATCAAGTCCGGGGGGCGATCGACGGCGTCGACGCAATTGAGCAGATTGAACGAGTGAAACCCTGGCTGGTGGTGACCGATTTAAAGATGCCGCGCCTGACCGGGCTGGAACTCGTCAAGGCCATCAAACAAAAATCCCCCCAGACGTTCATTGTCCTGATGACCGCCTACGGCACGGTGGAGACAGCGGTGGAAGCGATGAAATACGGCGCCAATGACTACATCTTAAAGCCGTTCTCGACGGACCTATTGGAACGAGTGATTCTCAACCTGCAGGCCACCACGGCGCCGGACGAGCAGGAAGGGCCCGCCACACTGGAAGCGCGGGCGATTTTGACGCAGGACCCGGGCATGATCCGCCTGCTCACCACGCTGGAGGGTGTCGCGGCGAGTCAGGCGACCGTGCTGATCAGCGGCGAGAGCGGGACCGGGAAGGAACTCCTGGCACGCTATATCCACGCGCGCAGTCCGCGCGCGCATCGCCCTTTCGTGGCGTTGAATTGCGCCGCACTCCCGGACAGTCTCCTCGAGAGTGAGTTGTTCGGCCACGAACGCGGCGCATTTACCGGAGCCATTCAGAAAAAGTTAGGCAAGTTCGAAATGGCGCATACCGGGACGCTGTTTCTCGATGAAATCAGCGAAATGAATTTAGGCTTGCAGTCCAAACTTTTGCGCGTCTTGCAAGAGCGTGAAGTCGATCGTATCGGTGGGCGCGAGCCTGTTCCAGTGAATATTCGCGTCATCGCCACGACCAATCGCTCCCTGTATCACGAAGTCACCCAGGGCCGATTCCGTGAGGATCTTTTCTATCGGTTGAACGTGTTTCCCGTCACGGTGCCTCCGCTTCGTGATCGGTCGGGCGATATTCCGCTTCTGGCGAGACATTTCCTTCGCTCCTCGGCACAGCGAAACGGACTCACCATGCCGACGTTGTCCGAGCGGGCGATCGCCGATCTCCAGCAGCGTCCCTGGAAAGGCAACGTTCGTGAACTCGAAAATGTCATGGAGCGTGCCATCCTGGTAGCCACCGGAGGGGCGGTCGATGTGGATCATCTGATGCCGGGCGATGGCACGGTGCCGGTACGGGAGGTAGAGGCCGGCGACGCGATCGTGACGCCCTCCGCGCATGGGTCGCTATGGGAGATGGAACGGGATCTTATTTTCAAGACCCTGGCCCGCGTGAAAGAAAACCGCACGCATGCGGCGAAGGAATTGGGGATCAGTATCAGAACGCTACGGAATAAATTGCGGGAGTATCGCGACATGGGGTACCAGGTCGAGGCCGAGAAGTCCTAA